The following coding sequences lie in one Candidatus Eremiobacterota bacterium genomic window:
- a CDS encoding phosphatidate cytidylyltransferase, protein MTERRIVVGLIVAAIGLLCVVLPWTFYLLILAIGLASIYEFNFLCAIKGQPLEYPVALLGVCAYVAMAVFGLLHKWEGVLLAGIAIVAFAIGMYGEEKGYFARTAYTLLAVLYIGKLLTYFVFIRQIQGDGMALTFYVIVIIALTDTFGMVVGSAFGRHGLTKISPKKTVEGSVGSLTIVTLVATAAAWIPQLHIVWWQGAALGVTTSVAAQIGDLVESAFKRDAGVKDAGAMIQGHGGVLDRFDSYLLGGVTFFATLHIVGILQV, encoded by the coding sequence TTGACGGAGCGCCGAATCGTCGTCGGCCTGATCGTCGCCGCGATCGGCCTGTTGTGCGTCGTTCTCCCGTGGACTTTTTATCTGCTGATCCTGGCGATCGGCCTGGCGAGCATTTATGAATTCAACTTTCTCTGCGCGATCAAAGGTCAACCGCTAGAGTATCCGGTCGCGCTCTTGGGGGTCTGCGCCTACGTCGCGATGGCCGTTTTCGGGCTGCTCCACAAGTGGGAAGGAGTGCTGCTTGCCGGAATCGCGATCGTCGCCTTCGCCATCGGCATGTACGGCGAGGAGAAAGGTTACTTTGCCCGCACTGCCTACACGCTGCTCGCCGTTCTCTACATCGGGAAGCTCCTCACGTATTTCGTGTTCATCCGTCAGATCCAGGGCGACGGCATGGCGCTCACGTTCTACGTCATCGTGATCATTGCGTTGACCGACACTTTCGGCATGGTGGTCGGCTCGGCTTTCGGCCGCCATGGGCTGACTAAAATATCCCCGAAGAAGACGGTGGAGGGGTCGGTGGGATCGCTGACGATCGTTACGCTCGTTGCGACGGCCGCGGCGTGGATTCCCCAGCTTCACATTGTTTGGTGGCAAGGGGCGGCACTTGGAGTTACAACGAGCGTCGCGGCGCAAATCGGCGACCTCGTCGAATCGGCGTTCAAGCGCGACGCCGGTGTGAAGGACGCCGGCGCCATGATCCAAGGGCACGGCGGCGTTCTCGATCGCTTTGATTCCTATTTGCTTGGCGGCGTGACGTTCTTCGCGACATTGCATATCGTGGGGATATTGCAGGTTTGA